The Pungitius pungitius chromosome 10, fPunPun2.1, whole genome shotgun sequence genome has a window encoding:
- the rubcnl gene encoding protein associated with UVRAG as autophagy enhancer isoform X2 encodes MESGEGPSFSPHASEHIRRRADPAEPRPPAAPAEPRPPAAPAPRATVATDEHPSRERRPAGSGSVPLLLLSPPDADAAFSHRRPRAADADGEEGTQWSREEAGRSTFILPRSSPVVSGRHRPVSWHGVDTGTSASPRCATSLSLDSSAPASASPSPDQCAPSPPPPSPTARRRAERRRGPPAPAQLNRASAAAQLLGQWARRPFGGQQGPAGGDQGRGPTACDASDSSVPSTSTDLCKERSCGAIPEVSADIFKTSCDLEKENAHFAVVDMMLEVLEGVKWTLTSDLRTSGTDPAQHSHGGAPPQGRLQRRTRACGAEDHEDEHPPKTFSILSSDSGIEECRVDNPPAPTESLRNAESLAQKLVLEFRRSWLPSREPRRGRQSLRSSLQELPDAGGVEVSSLAEEIQLRTRMRGSQSWAPPRFQIIFTVQPTNRRSDVVALQHFLCAGCGTKVEPKYIKKLRYCEYLGRYFCDCCHGGSEAVIPGRLLSCWDFGRYPVSYFSKQLLDSIWHQPVFDLTRVGKTLYSKVKELDRFRELQEHLMGIKKLLSTCRLSGRVMAELEQLPVHLVEQPHLFSMEDLSRVKKGQLVARTRALLLTAIDHVQRCELCLARGFICEFCRERDVIFPFQADTCRRCPVCKACFHKHCFVLQKCPKCARIQSRKRGSRGNHEVTPQHKPL; translated from the exons ATGGAAAGCGGCGAGGGCCCGTCCTTCTCCCCCCACGCGTCCGAACACATCCGCCGGCGCGCGGACCCGGCGGAGCCCCGCCCACCCGCGGCCCCGGCGGAGCCCCGCCCACCCGCGGCCCCGGCCCCGAGAGCCACGG TCGCCACGGACGAGCACCCAAGCCGCGAGCGGCGGCCGGCCGGTTCAGGGTCGGTTCCGCTTCTCCTCCTGTCGCCACCGGACGCCGACGCAGCGTTCTCCCACCGACGACCACGGGCAGCGGACGCCGACGGAGAGGAAGGAACGCagtggagcagagaggaggcgggGCGAAGCACCTTCATCCTTCCCAGGAGCAGTCCGGTCGTCTCCGGGCGCCACAGGCCCGTCTCCTGGCACGGAGTGGACACCGGCACGTCGGCCTCGCCCAG ATGCGCGACTTCTTTGAGCTTGGACTCCTCGGCTCCTGCTTCTGCTTCGCCGTCCCCGGATCAGTGCGCCcccagcccgcccccccccagcccgaCCGCTCGCCGGCGGGCCGAGCGGCGTCGTGGCCCGCCGGCCCCCGCGCAGCTCAACCGGGCCAGTGCAGCAGCTCAACTCCTGGGCCAGTGGGCCCGGCGGCCCTTCGGCGGGCAGCAGGGGCCGGCCGGGGGGGACCAGGGCCGGGGGCCGACCGCCTGCGATGCCTCTGACTCATCGG TCCCTTCAACCTCAACAGATCTTTGCAAAGAGAGAAGCTGCGGCGCCATCCCAGAAGTCTCCGCAGACATCTTTAAGACCAGTTGTGATCTGGAAAAG GAGAACGCTCATTTCGCCGTGGTGGACATGAtgctggaggtgctggaggGGGTCAAATGGACCCTGACCTCGGATCTACGGACTTCCGGGACGGACCCGGCACAACACTCGCATGGCGGCGCGCCGCCGCAGGGCCGCCTTCAGAGGCGCACGCGGGCCTGCGGTGCTGAGGATCACGAGGATGAACACCCGCCAAAGActttctccatcctctcctccgaCAGCGGAATTGAAG AGTGTAGAGTCGACAACCCGCCGGCACCCACGGAGTCTCTCAGAAA TGCGGAGTCGCTGGCCCAGAAGCTGGTGCTGGAGTTCAGGAGGAGCTGGCTTCCATCCCGTGAGCCTCGGCGTGGACGGCAAAGCCTCCGCAGCTCGCTGCAGGAA TTGCCAGATGCCGGAGGTGTGGAGGTGAGCAGCCTGGCGGAGGAGATCCAGCTGAGGACCAGGATGAGAGGATCCCAGAGCTGGGCCCCGCCACGCTTCCAGATCATCTTCACGGTGCAGCCCACCAACAG ACGCAGTGACGTGGTGGCTCTGCAGCACTTCCTGTGTGCCGGCTGTGGGACAAAAGTGGAGCCCA AGTACATCAAGAAACTGCGGTATTGTGAATATCTTGGCAG ATATTTCTGTGACTGCTGCCACGGCGGCTCTGAAGCTGTGATTCCCGGTCGACTTCTGTCCTGCTGGGACTTTGGAAG ATACCCTGTGAGTTATTTctccaaacagctgctggaCTCCATTTGGCATCAGCCTGTGTTCGACCTGACCCGCGTCGGAAAGACCCTCTACAGCAAAGTGAAGGAGCTGGACAGGTTCCGG GAGCTGCAGGAACATCTGATGGGCATCAAGAAGCTGCTGTCAACCTGCAGGTTGTCTGGACG GGTGATGGCTGAGTTGGAGCAGCTTCCTGTTCACCTGGTGGAGCAGCCGCACCTCTTCTCCATGGAGGACCTCTCCAGGGTGAAGAAGGGTCAGCTTGTGGCGCGGACCAGAGCGCTGCTGCTCACCGCCATCGATCATGTCCAGAGATGTGAG CTGTGTCTGGCTCGAGGGTTTATCTGTGAGTTCTGCAGAGAAAGAGACGTCATCTTTCCTTTTCAGGCGGACACATGTAGGCGATGTCCAG TGTGCAAGGCGTGCTTCCACAAACACTGCTTTGTGCTACAGAAGTGTCCGAAATGTGCACGGATCCAATCACGGAAACGAGGGTCCAGAGGAAACCACGAAGTGACACCTCAGCACAAACCGTTATGA
- the rubcnl gene encoding protein associated with UVRAG as autophagy enhancer isoform X1 translates to MESGEGPSFSPHASEHIRRRADPAEPRPPAAPAEPRPPAAPAPRATVATDEHPSRERRPAGSGSVPLLLLSPPDADAAFSHRRPRAADADGEEGTQWSREEAGRSTFILPRSSPVVSGRHRPVSWHGVDTGTSASPRCATSLSLDSSAPASASPSPDQCAPSPPPPSPTARRRAERRRGPPAPAQLNRASAAAQLLGQWARRPFGGQQGPAGGDQGRGPTACDASDSSVPSTSTDLCKERSCGAIPEVSADIFKTSCDLEKENAHFAVVDMMLEVLEGVKWTLTSDLRTSGTDPAQHSHGGAPPQGRLQRRTRACGAEDHEDEHPPKTFSILSSDSGIEECRVDNPPAPTESLRNAESLAQKLVLEFRRSWLPSREPRRGRQSLRSSLQELPDAGGVEVSSLAEEIQLRTRMRGSQSWAPPRFQIIFTVQPTNRRSDVVALQHFLCAGCGTKVEPKYIKKLRYCEYLGRYFCDCCHGGSEAVIPGRLLSCWDFGRYPVSYFSKQLLDSIWHQPVFDLTRVGKTLYSKVKELDRFRELQEHLMGIKKLLSTCRLSGRVMAELEQLPVHLVEQPHLFSMEDLSRVKKGQLVARTRALLLTAIDHVQRCELCLARGFICEFCRERDVIFPFQADTCRRCPGIPLGWSSGSYAKGAKDGSIEDPFSSRGLQELFSWWPLTLLPGTSTHPPTSSSSPWPSLT, encoded by the exons ATGGAAAGCGGCGAGGGCCCGTCCTTCTCCCCCCACGCGTCCGAACACATCCGCCGGCGCGCGGACCCGGCGGAGCCCCGCCCACCCGCGGCCCCGGCGGAGCCCCGCCCACCCGCGGCCCCGGCCCCGAGAGCCACGG TCGCCACGGACGAGCACCCAAGCCGCGAGCGGCGGCCGGCCGGTTCAGGGTCGGTTCCGCTTCTCCTCCTGTCGCCACCGGACGCCGACGCAGCGTTCTCCCACCGACGACCACGGGCAGCGGACGCCGACGGAGAGGAAGGAACGCagtggagcagagaggaggcgggGCGAAGCACCTTCATCCTTCCCAGGAGCAGTCCGGTCGTCTCCGGGCGCCACAGGCCCGTCTCCTGGCACGGAGTGGACACCGGCACGTCGGCCTCGCCCAG ATGCGCGACTTCTTTGAGCTTGGACTCCTCGGCTCCTGCTTCTGCTTCGCCGTCCCCGGATCAGTGCGCCcccagcccgcccccccccagcccgaCCGCTCGCCGGCGGGCCGAGCGGCGTCGTGGCCCGCCGGCCCCCGCGCAGCTCAACCGGGCCAGTGCAGCAGCTCAACTCCTGGGCCAGTGGGCCCGGCGGCCCTTCGGCGGGCAGCAGGGGCCGGCCGGGGGGGACCAGGGCCGGGGGCCGACCGCCTGCGATGCCTCTGACTCATCGG TCCCTTCAACCTCAACAGATCTTTGCAAAGAGAGAAGCTGCGGCGCCATCCCAGAAGTCTCCGCAGACATCTTTAAGACCAGTTGTGATCTGGAAAAG GAGAACGCTCATTTCGCCGTGGTGGACATGAtgctggaggtgctggaggGGGTCAAATGGACCCTGACCTCGGATCTACGGACTTCCGGGACGGACCCGGCACAACACTCGCATGGCGGCGCGCCGCCGCAGGGCCGCCTTCAGAGGCGCACGCGGGCCTGCGGTGCTGAGGATCACGAGGATGAACACCCGCCAAAGActttctccatcctctcctccgaCAGCGGAATTGAAG AGTGTAGAGTCGACAACCCGCCGGCACCCACGGAGTCTCTCAGAAA TGCGGAGTCGCTGGCCCAGAAGCTGGTGCTGGAGTTCAGGAGGAGCTGGCTTCCATCCCGTGAGCCTCGGCGTGGACGGCAAAGCCTCCGCAGCTCGCTGCAGGAA TTGCCAGATGCCGGAGGTGTGGAGGTGAGCAGCCTGGCGGAGGAGATCCAGCTGAGGACCAGGATGAGAGGATCCCAGAGCTGGGCCCCGCCACGCTTCCAGATCATCTTCACGGTGCAGCCCACCAACAG ACGCAGTGACGTGGTGGCTCTGCAGCACTTCCTGTGTGCCGGCTGTGGGACAAAAGTGGAGCCCA AGTACATCAAGAAACTGCGGTATTGTGAATATCTTGGCAG ATATTTCTGTGACTGCTGCCACGGCGGCTCTGAAGCTGTGATTCCCGGTCGACTTCTGTCCTGCTGGGACTTTGGAAG ATACCCTGTGAGTTATTTctccaaacagctgctggaCTCCATTTGGCATCAGCCTGTGTTCGACCTGACCCGCGTCGGAAAGACCCTCTACAGCAAAGTGAAGGAGCTGGACAGGTTCCGG GAGCTGCAGGAACATCTGATGGGCATCAAGAAGCTGCTGTCAACCTGCAGGTTGTCTGGACG GGTGATGGCTGAGTTGGAGCAGCTTCCTGTTCACCTGGTGGAGCAGCCGCACCTCTTCTCCATGGAGGACCTCTCCAGGGTGAAGAAGGGTCAGCTTGTGGCGCGGACCAGAGCGCTGCTGCTCACCGCCATCGATCATGTCCAGAGATGTGAG CTGTGTCTGGCTCGAGGGTTTATCTGTGAGTTCTGCAGAGAAAGAGACGTCATCTTTCCTTTTCAGGCGGACACATGTAGGCGATGTCCAG GAATTCCCCTgggatggtccagtggttcctatgctaaaggagctaaggaTGGAAGCATTGAAGATCCTTTCAGCAGTAGAGGATTGCAGGAGCTCTTTTCATGGTGGCCACTCACACTACTTCCAG GCACCTCCACACACCCACCAACATCCTCATCGTCTCCCTGGCCTTCTCTGACCTAA
- the LOC134132788 gene encoding trace amine-associated receptor 6-like has protein sequence MVLISLDRYLSICEPLHYATRVTVNRVRCCVCTCWLCSVCYSSVFVRDGLTQSGRYSSCHGECLLFIDYVTGAVDLVLTFALPVAVIVVLYVRVFAVAASQARSMRSHASVITHQPPVGRKAKKSELKAARTLGVLVVLFLICFCPYHTVSLVTQTFRTGFWWFYPVDVRARCFKDVFLLPTRHLHTPTNILIVSLAFSDLIVGLLLLPVEILLTVSCWFLGDLACALFNYVFFIITSASVGTMVLISLDRYLSICEPLHYATRVTVKRVRCCVCTCWLCSVCYSGVFAGDGLTQSGRYSSCHGECLLFIDYVTGAVDLVLTFALPVAVIVVLYVRVFAVAASQARSMRSHASVITHQPPVGRKAKKSELKAARTLGVLVVLFLICFCPYHTVSLVGDSHLSNLYVSFVLYLFYFNSCLNPLIYALFYPWFRKAVKRLVTLQTGS, from the exons ATGGTGCTCATTTCCCTGGACCGCTATTTGTCCATTTGTGAGCCTCTGCATTATGCCACCCGAGTCACAGTGAATAGAGTCAGATGTTGTGTGTGCACCTGTTGGCTCTGCTCCGTTTGCTACAGCAGCGTCTTCGTACGGGACGGGCTGACTCAATCCGGCAGGTACAGTTCCTGCCACGGAGAGTGCTTGCTTTTTATCGACTACGTGACGGGGGCCGTCGACCTCGTTCTGACGTTCGCTCTCCCCGTCGCCGTCATCGTGGTTCTGTACGTGAGAGTGTTCGCCGTGGCTGCGTCCCAGGCGCGCTCCATGCGCTCGCACGCGTCGGTCATCACTCACCAGCCTCCCGTGGGTCGGAAAGCCAAGAAGTCGGAGCTGAAAGCAGCCAGGACTCTTGGTGTCCTCGTGGTTTTGTTCCTAATTTGTTTCTGCCCGTACCACACTGTCTCCCTG GTAACTCAAACATTTAGAACTGGGTTTTGGTGGTTTTACCCTGTGGACGTGAGGGCTCGCTGCTTTAAAGACGTGTTTCTTCTCCCCACCAGGCACCTCCACACACCCACCAACATCCTCATCGTCTCCCTGGCCTTCTCTGACCTAATCGtgggcctcctgctgctgccggtAGAGATCCTCCTCACAGTCTCCTGCTGGTTTCTCGGTGACCTCGCGTGTGCTTTGTTTAATTATGTGTTCTTCATCATTACCTCCGCCTCAGTCGGCACCATGGTGCTCATTTCCCTGGACCGCTATTTGTCCATTTGTGAGCCTCTGCATTATGCCACCCGAGTCACAGTGAAAAGAGTCAGATGTTGTGTGTGCACCTGTTGGCTCTGCTCCGTTTGCTATAGCGGCGTCTTTGCAGGCGATGGCCTGACTCAATCCGGCAGGTACAGCTCCTGCCACGGAGAGTGCTTGCTTTTCATCGACTACGTGACGGGGGCCGTCGACCTCGTTCTGACGTTCGCTCTCCCCGTCGCCGTCATCGTGGTTCTGTACGTGAGAGTGTTCGCCGTGGCTGCGTCCCAGGCGCGCTCCATGCGCTCGCACGCGTCGGTCATCACTCACCAGCCTCCCGTGGGTCGGAAAGCCAAGAAGTCGGAGCTGAAAGCAGCCAGGACTCTTGGTGTCCTCGTGGTTTTGTTCCTAATTTGTTTCTGCCCGTACCACACTGTCTCCCTGGTAGGTGACAGCCATCTTAGTAATTTATATGTGTCCTTTGTGCTCTATCTGTTTTATTTCAACTCATGTCTGAACCCTCTGATATATGCATTGTTCTACCCGTGGTTTAGAAAAGCAGTCAAACGTCTTGTTACTCTGCAGACCGGCTCCTGA